From the Oryzias latipes chromosome 22, ASM223467v1 genome, one window contains:
- the gpr68 gene encoding ovarian cancer G-protein coupled receptor 1 isoform X1: protein MDSNMSEEELINCTIKHDIHQNVFSFVYILVLLVGVPSNLYSLYHGAQQLKQKNELGVYLINLTVSDLLYLFSLPLWLEYFFRGDDWHHREWLCNLCGFLLYENIYISVGFLCCISLDRYLAVVHPLRFTYLRSMKAAWLFSATVWLKELALGVVFFQKKVLSRDKTNQLVCFEHYPMEHWEHPINYYRFSVGFMFPLAILLVSYLCVLRAVGQSVGTQPDQKVRIRQLVSSTILIFLVCFSPYHVFLLVRTLLETNCAFIEAIFNYYHLSLLLTSLNCVADPVLYCFVSESVRHSLYQTLVQPVARILFCCCRRGNASPSNPASDSHEVATDENNGPPTVLLITHTTSDNDIKTQVYKEAPELLTLAVRSGLPAVDECGGTNGQAGSGAAGAGGGRNKDQRGAFQASVLKASSVAQTQSQC from the exons ATGGACTCAAACATGTCTGAGGAAGAGTTGATCAACTGCACCATCAAGCATGATATCCACCAGAATGTCTTCTCCTTTGTGTACATCCTGGTGCTGCTG GTTGGCGTGCCCTCGAACCTGTACTCGCTGTACCACGGAGCTCAACAGCTGAAGCAAAAGAACGAGTTGGGGGTTTACTTGATAAACCTCACCGTGTCCGATCTGCTGTACCTATTCTCTCTGCCTCTGTGGTTGGAGTACTTCTTCCGG GGGGATGACTGGCATCACAGGGAGTGGTTGTGTAACCTGTGTGGTTTCCTGCTCTATGAGAACATCTACATCAGCGTTGGCTTCCTCTGCTGCATCAGTCTGGATCGGTACCTGGCTGTGGTGCATCCTTTAAG GTTTACCTATCTGCGCTCCATGAAGGCAGCATGGCTCTTCAGCGCCACCGTCTGGTTGAAGGAGTTAGCTCTGGGTGtggttttctttcagaaaaaagtGCTGAGCAGAGACAAAACCAACCAATTGGTGTGCTTTGAGCATTACCCCATGGAACACTGGGAGCACCCCATCAACTACTACCGCTTCAGCGTGGGGTTCATGTTCCCGCTGGCCATCCTGCTG GTCAGTTACCTGTGCGTGCTGCGCGCGGTGGGCCAGAGTGTGGGAACTCAGCCGGATCAGAAGGTCAGGATCAGACAGTTGGTCAGCAGCACCATCCTCATCTTCCTCGTCTGTTTCTCTCCGTACCACGTCTTCCTGCTGGTGCGCACGTTGCTGGAGACAAACTGCGCCTTCATTGAAG CTATATTTAACTACTATCACCTGTCGCTGCTGCTCACCTCCCTGAACTGCGTGGCCGACCCGGTCCTCTACTGCTTCGTCAGTGAGAGCGTCCGCCACAGCCTGTACCAAACTCTGGTTCAACCCGTGGCCAGGATCCTCTTTTGCTGCTGTCGCCGTGGCAACGCCAGCCCCTCAAACCCTGCGAGTGACTCACACGAGGTTGCCACAGATGAGAACAACGGCCCCCCCACGGTGTTGCTGATCACACACACAACCTCAGACAACGACATAAAGACACAGGTCTACAAAGAAGCACCTGAACTCCTAACGCTGGCGGTGAGGAGCGGGCTCCCCGCTGTGGACGAGTGCGGGGGAACCAATGGACAGGCTGGTTCAGGGGCTGCTGGGGCTGGGGGGGGCAGAAACAAGGACCAAAGAGGAGCCTTTCAGGCGTCTGTGCTGAAAGCTTCAAGTGTTGCACAGACACAGTCACAGTGTTAG
- the gpr68 gene encoding ovarian cancer G-protein coupled receptor 1 isoform X2, translating to MDSNMSEEELINCTIKHDIHQNVFSFVYILVLLGDDWHHREWLCNLCGFLLYENIYISVGFLCCISLDRYLAVVHPLRFTYLRSMKAAWLFSATVWLKELALGVVFFQKKVLSRDKTNQLVCFEHYPMEHWEHPINYYRFSVGFMFPLAILLVSYLCVLRAVGQSVGTQPDQKVRIRQLVSSTILIFLVCFSPYHVFLLVRTLLETNCAFIEAIFNYYHLSLLLTSLNCVADPVLYCFVSESVRHSLYQTLVQPVARILFCCCRRGNASPSNPASDSHEVATDENNGPPTVLLITHTTSDNDIKTQVYKEAPELLTLAVRSGLPAVDECGGTNGQAGSGAAGAGGGRNKDQRGAFQASVLKASSVAQTQSQC from the exons ATGGACTCAAACATGTCTGAGGAAGAGTTGATCAACTGCACCATCAAGCATGATATCCACCAGAATGTCTTCTCCTTTGTGTACATCCTGGTGCTGCTG GGGGATGACTGGCATCACAGGGAGTGGTTGTGTAACCTGTGTGGTTTCCTGCTCTATGAGAACATCTACATCAGCGTTGGCTTCCTCTGCTGCATCAGTCTGGATCGGTACCTGGCTGTGGTGCATCCTTTAAG GTTTACCTATCTGCGCTCCATGAAGGCAGCATGGCTCTTCAGCGCCACCGTCTGGTTGAAGGAGTTAGCTCTGGGTGtggttttctttcagaaaaaagtGCTGAGCAGAGACAAAACCAACCAATTGGTGTGCTTTGAGCATTACCCCATGGAACACTGGGAGCACCCCATCAACTACTACCGCTTCAGCGTGGGGTTCATGTTCCCGCTGGCCATCCTGCTG GTCAGTTACCTGTGCGTGCTGCGCGCGGTGGGCCAGAGTGTGGGAACTCAGCCGGATCAGAAGGTCAGGATCAGACAGTTGGTCAGCAGCACCATCCTCATCTTCCTCGTCTGTTTCTCTCCGTACCACGTCTTCCTGCTGGTGCGCACGTTGCTGGAGACAAACTGCGCCTTCATTGAAG CTATATTTAACTACTATCACCTGTCGCTGCTGCTCACCTCCCTGAACTGCGTGGCCGACCCGGTCCTCTACTGCTTCGTCAGTGAGAGCGTCCGCCACAGCCTGTACCAAACTCTGGTTCAACCCGTGGCCAGGATCCTCTTTTGCTGCTGTCGCCGTGGCAACGCCAGCCCCTCAAACCCTGCGAGTGACTCACACGAGGTTGCCACAGATGAGAACAACGGCCCCCCCACGGTGTTGCTGATCACACACACAACCTCAGACAACGACATAAAGACACAGGTCTACAAAGAAGCACCTGAACTCCTAACGCTGGCGGTGAGGAGCGGGCTCCCCGCTGTGGACGAGTGCGGGGGAACCAATGGACAGGCTGGTTCAGGGGCTGCTGGGGCTGGGGGGGGCAGAAACAAGGACCAAAGAGGAGCCTTTCAGGCGTCTGTGCTGAAAGCTTCAAGTGTTGCACAGACACAGTCACAGTGTTAG